In one Geoglobus acetivorans genomic region, the following are encoded:
- a CDS encoding AzlC family ABC transporter permease — MDFRKGLAFSTPIILGYFPVSVTFGVLARTAGLTELETFLCSLLIFAGASQFALISAASFPESVIVPVFLNLRHLVYSTIVHRTVKPEKPYLTAFGLTDEVFATTVSTRATEKFIHGLEIGAYSAWVFGTLAGIYFGNLLISTPLYPSLVFSITALFFVLLLPSIKRHHVSAIVGGMIAVIFLLSGLSSLAVIGAGILTPLLTAKAGEVLKWRG, encoded by the coding sequence ATGGATTTCAGAAAAGGGCTTGCTTTCAGCACACCCATCATCCTCGGCTACTTTCCGGTCTCGGTTACATTCGGTGTTCTTGCCAGAACGGCTGGGCTTACAGAACTCGAAACTTTTCTGTGTTCCTTACTGATTTTCGCCGGAGCCAGTCAGTTTGCCCTGATATCTGCAGCTTCATTCCCGGAATCAGTTATAGTGCCGGTGTTTCTCAACCTGAGGCACCTCGTCTACAGCACGATAGTGCATAGAACGGTGAAACCAGAAAAACCCTACCTCACGGCTTTCGGGCTAACGGACGAAGTTTTCGCCACCACTGTGTCAACAAGAGCAACAGAGAAATTCATACATGGCCTGGAAATCGGTGCATACTCAGCATGGGTTTTTGGAACACTGGCTGGCATATACTTCGGCAACCTTCTGATATCCACGCCCCTTTATCCCTCACTCGTGTTCTCGATAACCGCACTATTCTTCGTCCTTCTACTCCCCAGCATCAAAAGACACCATGTTTCCGCCATTGTAGGCGGGATGATTGCAGTAATTTTCCTTCTTTCAGGGCTATCGTCCCTGGCAGTTATTGGGGCAGGTATTCTGACACCGCTGCTGACGGCAAAAGCAGGAGAGGTGCTGAAATGGAGAGGCTGA
- a CDS encoding winged helix-turn-helix domain-containing protein, which produces MKFEEWTKSEDPEKAEELRRRFKMAINNPIRRKILAELYGGSRRVHELADKLGVEEKLLKYHLDILTKGSCIEFREGRIHLTEEGRVLTELILSRG; this is translated from the coding sequence GTGAAGTTTGAAGAGTGGACGAAATCGGAAGACCCCGAAAAGGCCGAAGAATTGAGAAGAAGATTCAAAATGGCAATAAACAACCCGATCAGAAGGAAAATTCTGGCAGAACTTTATGGCGGAAGCAGACGTGTCCACGAGCTTGCGGATAAACTTGGAGTGGAAGAGAAACTCCTGAAATATCACCTGGATATTCTGACAAAGGGTAGCTGCATAGAATTTCGTGAGGGCAGAATCCACCTGACCGAAGAGGGGAGAGTTCTGACCGAACTCATACTCTCAAGAGGTTGA
- a CDS encoding KaiC domain-containing protein, whose translation MARYYELKELETKAPKLFGIPTGTKLDDMFYRIEREGDRYVRKPLGGIPHLAVMNITGVPDTGKSVFAEQFAVTQANNGYRVLFVTVESPANFLYTALKQKAEAMGADFSRVEENIVVIDAAESDELRENVRALIDTMAYAIREKKTSNVIIDSITGLYEHKEVMARQIVRQVFNFLKKFRQTGILVSQKRSAQASESAEAAGGLAVAHIVDGTIVLDKKLIETRWDVNLYGLPLGEVLRTVRIDGCRLTAHDSKTWVFEITETGLVNIISPLSDYVESKIR comes from the coding sequence GTGGCGAGATATTATGAATTGAAGGAACTGGAGACGAAGGCACCGAAGCTGTTCGGGATTCCGACAGGGACGAAACTCGATGACATGTTTTACAGGATTGAGCGGGAGGGAGACAGGTACGTCAGAAAACCTCTCGGAGGGATACCCCACCTTGCCGTTATGAATATCACCGGTGTACCCGATACAGGCAAGAGTGTTTTTGCGGAGCAGTTTGCCGTAACTCAGGCAAATAACGGCTACCGGGTTCTCTTTGTTACTGTTGAAAGTCCGGCGAACTTCCTCTACACTGCCCTGAAACAGAAGGCCGAGGCGATGGGTGCGGATTTCTCCAGGGTGGAGGAGAACATTGTGGTTATTGACGCTGCTGAAAGCGATGAGCTCCGGGAAAATGTGAGGGCTCTCATAGATACGATGGCGTATGCCATCAGGGAGAAAAAGACGTCGAATGTTATTATTGACAGCATTACCGGCCTGTATGAACATAAAGAGGTGATGGCCAGGCAGATTGTGCGTCAGGTTTTCAACTTTCTCAAAAAGTTCAGGCAAACAGGAATTCTGGTCTCGCAGAAGAGAAGCGCTCAGGCGAGTGAAAGTGCTGAAGCTGCAGGAGGTCTGGCAGTTGCGCATATTGTCGATGGCACAATAGTTCTTGACAAGAAGCTCATCGAGACGAGATGGGATGTCAATCTCTACGGTTTACCTCTTGGAGAGGTTCTGAGGACCGTGAGGATTGATGGTTGCAGATTGACCGCTCACGACAGCAAGACGTGGGTTTTTGAAATCACCGAGACCGGGCTGGTGAACATCATTTCCCCTCTGAGCGATTACGTGGAATCGAAAATCAGGTGA
- a CDS encoding KaiC associated regulatory domain-containing protein: MEIIARPKGGNVDRMAEKVFMKSIEILGGLKKLVEYRNLTWLPSLAEAAYVIVLRNEALKTYSEIARELGITEATAKNIATADEMKVLEYVRGGLEERPKEHVAGGIAKLAYKALKESGELDVDEVSLNDEMTEILEIAWAVQVLSKIKGLDFPAGKEQLGERLAGILVKVRGGEYRIEELLERIDYPVNGPSELLHKLKMAASS, encoded by the coding sequence ATGGAGATTATTGCAAGGCCCAAGGGTGGAAATGTGGACAGAATGGCGGAAAAGGTCTTCATGAAGAGCATAGAGATTCTTGGGGGGCTGAAAAAGCTCGTTGAATACCGGAATCTTACGTGGCTGCCTTCACTGGCAGAGGCGGCATACGTCATCGTTCTCAGGAATGAGGCTCTCAAAACCTACTCCGAAATTGCAAGGGAACTCGGGATCACTGAGGCGACCGCAAAGAACATAGCGACTGCCGATGAGATGAAGGTTCTGGAATATGTAAGAGGAGGGCTTGAGGAAAGGCCGAAAGAACACGTGGCCGGAGGTATCGCAAAGCTTGCATACAAGGCTTTGAAGGAGTCCGGGGAACTGGACGTGGATGAAGTTTCGCTGAACGATGAGATGACTGAGATTCTGGAGATCGCATGGGCGGTTCAGGTGCTTTCCAAGATTAAGGGTCTCGATTTCCCTGCTGGGAAGGAGCAGCTTGGCGAAAGGCTTGCCGGAATACTGGTGAAGGTGAGGGGTGGAGAGTACAGGATAGAAGAGCTGCTGGAGAGAATTGATTATCCGGTAAATGGCCCTTCAGAGCTGTTACACAAGCTGAAAATGGCTGCATCCTCCTGA